In one Pseudomonadales bacterium genomic region, the following are encoded:
- the murC gene encoding UDP-N-acetylmuramate--L-alanine ligase: protein MGRVRHIHFVGIGGAGMCGIAEVLINQGYRVSGSDLKASKTTARLQRLGASVAIGHTRENVETADVVVISSAVAADNPEVLAAHDSRVPVVARAEMLGELMRYRHGIAVAGTHGKTTTTSLITSIFQAAGLDPTFVIGGQLNSSGTNARLGAGRYLIAEADESDASFLQLKPMSAVITNIDQDHMATYGHDFGALKAAFVEFIHKLPFYGSAVLCTDDAQIRSILAELSRPMLTYGMSGDSDYRAADVRVVDGRWRFTAIRKNAQPLDITLAIPGEHNVLNALAAIAVATDEGLPDSAIVSGLNGFSGVSRRFQLTDDVRVADHLVTLVDDYGHHPTEVEAVIRTARGLWPDRRLVMVYQPHRYTRTRDLYDDFVRVLSGVDVLLVLEVYSAGEAPISGADGKALCQGIRQRGDLLPVFANDPDEALTILPGVLNSGDVLIVQGAGNVSQISLGLTGVDRG from the coding sequence ATGGGAAGGGTGAGACATATCCACTTCGTCGGCATCGGCGGAGCGGGCATGTGCGGAATTGCCGAGGTGCTCATCAACCAGGGTTACAGGGTCAGCGGCTCTGATCTGAAAGCCAGTAAGACCACCGCCCGTCTGCAGCGTCTTGGAGCATCGGTTGCCATCGGCCACACCCGGGAAAATGTTGAGACAGCCGATGTTGTGGTGATCTCCAGTGCTGTCGCTGCGGACAACCCGGAAGTGCTGGCGGCTCATGATTCCAGGGTCCCGGTGGTGGCACGCGCCGAGATGCTTGGTGAACTGATGCGTTACCGGCACGGTATCGCGGTAGCGGGTACCCATGGCAAGACCACCACCACCAGCCTCATCACCTCCATCTTTCAGGCGGCCGGACTGGATCCGACGTTTGTCATTGGCGGACAACTGAACAGCTCCGGTACCAACGCTCGACTTGGTGCGGGACGTTATCTCATCGCGGAAGCAGATGAGAGTGACGCATCGTTCCTGCAACTCAAACCCATGTCTGCGGTGATTACCAACATTGACCAGGATCACATGGCGACATACGGGCATGACTTCGGAGCGCTCAAAGCAGCCTTTGTCGAGTTTATCCACAAGCTCCCTTTCTATGGTTCCGCGGTGTTGTGCACTGATGATGCTCAGATCCGCAGTATCCTTGCCGAGCTCTCCAGACCGATGCTTACCTATGGCATGAGCGGGGACAGCGATTACCGCGCTGCCGATGTGCGCGTGGTGGACGGCCGCTGGCGGTTCACCGCGATCCGGAAGAATGCGCAGCCTCTCGACATCACGCTTGCGATTCCGGGCGAGCACAATGTGCTGAATGCCCTCGCGGCGATCGCGGTTGCCACGGATGAAGGCCTTCCCGATTCCGCGATCGTGAGCGGACTCAACGGCTTCAGCGGTGTGTCGCGGCGTTTTCAGCTCACCGATGACGTGCGGGTTGCTGATCATCTGGTCACGCTCGTGGACGACTATGGGCACCATCCGACCGAAGTCGAGGCGGTGATCCGGACTGCACGAGGACTCTGGCCGGACCGGCGACTGGTGATGGTGTACCAGCCTCATCGCTATACGCGCACGAGGGATCTGTACGACGACTTTGTGCGTGTACTTTCCGGTGTGGATGTCCTGCTTGTGCTGGAAGTCTATTCCGCAGGCGAAGCGCCTATTTCGGGTGCGGATGGCAAGGCTCTGTGTCAGGGCATCCGCCAGCGCGGAGACCTCCTGCCCGTGTTTGCTAATGATCCGGATGAGGCGCTGACGATTCTCCCGGGCGTATTGAACAGCGGGGATGTGCTGATCGTGCAGGGAGCCGGCAATGTCAGTCAGATTTCCCTCGGACTGACGGGGGTGGACCGTGGCTAA
- the ftsW gene encoding putative lipid II flippase FtsW — MIDRFDLPMIMAWLLLLALGTVMISSAVAVAADASVIKHGLFLVVAALAFAFCLIVPLSLWFSGYRIAWFGAVAICALVLVPGIGHEVNGASRWISLGGFTLQSAEIAKFLLLVYLAGYLARFSIRLADEPVVLFRPLLMFAVVAALLLRQPDFGSVVVIGGMASGMLFIAGTRLRHFLVVIAAAGALLGAIAFLEPYRLARLVTFTDPWAYAFNSGYQLTQALIAFGRGEFFGLGLGEGIQKLHYLPEAHNDFIFAVIAEELGLLGTLGLLVLMAFLILRILQTARHALEAERPFAGFLVYGVAFVLGLQILINLGVNTGLLPTKGLTLPFVSYGGNSLIVCSAMFGLVCRARLELSRG; from the coding sequence ATGATCGATCGATTCGATCTTCCGATGATCATGGCCTGGCTGCTTCTGCTCGCCCTCGGTACGGTCATGATCTCATCGGCGGTGGCGGTTGCCGCCGACGCCAGTGTCATCAAGCATGGGCTGTTCCTGGTTGTCGCCGCCCTCGCATTCGCCTTCTGTCTGATCGTACCGCTGTCGCTCTGGTTTTCCGGCTACCGGATAGCCTGGTTCGGCGCAGTCGCGATCTGTGCACTGGTGCTGGTGCCTGGTATCGGCCATGAAGTGAATGGGGCGAGTCGCTGGATATCGCTGGGAGGCTTCACTCTGCAGTCTGCTGAGATCGCGAAGTTTCTGCTGCTCGTCTACCTCGCGGGCTACCTGGCGCGATTCTCGATCCGACTTGCGGATGAACCGGTGGTCCTGTTCAGGCCACTGCTGATGTTCGCAGTGGTTGCCGCGCTGCTGCTCAGACAACCGGATTTCGGCAGCGTCGTGGTCATCGGGGGCATGGCTTCCGGCATGCTGTTTATTGCCGGTACGCGCCTGCGGCACTTTCTGGTGGTGATTGCCGCCGCCGGTGCACTGCTTGGCGCAATTGCCTTTCTGGAGCCCTACAGACTTGCGCGGCTGGTCACCTTCACGGACCCCTGGGCCTATGCCTTCAACAGTGGCTATCAGCTTACCCAGGCGCTGATTGCCTTCGGTCGTGGTGAGTTCTTCGGACTCGGTCTTGGTGAGGGGATCCAGAAGCTGCATTACCTGCCGGAAGCACACAACGATTTCATATTCGCGGTCATTGCGGAGGAACTCGGTCTGCTGGGTACCCTCGGGTTGCTGGTATTGATGGCCTTCCTGATCCTGCGGATCCTGCAGACGGCGCGCCACGCCCTGGAGGCCGAGCGGCCTTTCGCCGGCTTTCTCGTCTATGGCGTGGCCTTTGTGCTCGGACTTCAGATTCTGATCAACCTGGGGGTCAATACGGGGTTGCTCCCGACGAAGGGGCTGACGCTGCCATTTGTCAGCTATGGCGGCAACAGTCTGATTGTCTGCAGTGCGATGTTCGGCCTGGTCTGTCGGGCCCGTCTGGAGCTCTCCCGTGGCTGA